A window of the Tripterygium wilfordii isolate XIE 37 chromosome 12, ASM1340144v1, whole genome shotgun sequence genome harbors these coding sequences:
- the LOC120011024 gene encoding uncharacterized protein LOC120011024 isoform X1 — protein sequence MVLGLNVKNKKGSFVQVDYLIHIQEIKPWPPSQSLRSLRNVLIQWENGDRNTGSTNTVVPSLGSVVGEGKIEFNQSFRLPVTLLREMPIRGRDSETFQKNCLEFHLYEPRRDKNMLLATSVIDLAEYGVVKETLSLSAPMNSKRSFKNTSEPVLYIKINPVEKGSTSSSLRDSLKKEALLDKNGLESVSAMMNEEYTKEAGNASFQDDDISSHTSQAASSAFQSNGELPLQSKENGLNKLKESNRVASIQHSLASKVGSVNSHMMLRNASHENLERKSYSATSVDLFSDLGSAENHHVSMASSPNSSPISILENGIGHGLHSSSSSFTYENKEDESIAILEKNNNGEFSQERDAHQSCNNSSFYSPVAVQSLHDSSEVVEEMASGTGSPEDATAPDHMNNDFVEDIDEIKQQDGHEKQNFEMSKHALQDTSLNISSEEAIRNQTSLGNDALPFTSENILKTERLKHGKSVRSLSDVARSCDGNQQSGGKHVNNSGYLHNGAGSLRSNDVKDAKIYPKLTAVSNLDSNVQHLEHKIKMLEGELREAAAIEAALYSVVAEHGSSMSKVHAPARRLSRLYLHACRESSQLRRASSARSAVSGLVLVAKACGNDVPRLTFWLSNSVALRAILSREVKDAELPSSAGSHAAKNGPGEGNKASSSPLKWKKSSPSVKDSSGFLYGSVSNWEDPQTFMSALEKVEAWIFSRAVESIWWQTLTPHMHSATTKSFDEGLGYGSRNICGRTPDSCDQEQENFSLDHWKNAFKDASERLCPVRAGGHECGCLPVLARMVMEQCIARLDVAMFNAILRESADEIPTDPVSDPISNSKVLPIQAGKTSFGSGAQLKNAVGTWSRWLTDLFGMDDEESLDNEHDVTENEEVRQDTSFKSFHLLNALSDLMMLPKDMLLSRSVRKEVCPTFGTPLIKMVLDNFVPDEFCPDPIPDDVFEAINSEETLEAEDSVTNFPLSAAAPVYSSPSATSISVLIGEEGSRCKLRRSGSSVVRKSYTSDDELDELNSPLESLFINASEPLLLPVKPKREGNAIRYELLRDIWTSSE from the exons ATGGTTCTTGGTCTGAATGTGAAAAACAAGAAAGGTTCCTTTGTTCAGGTTGACTATCTTATCCACATTCAGGAGATAAAACCTTGGCCCCCATCACAATCCCTGAGATCGCTTCGCAATGTCCTCATTCAGTGGGAAAATGGTGACCGCAATACAGGGTCTACTAACACTGTTGTACCATCACTTGGGTCTGTTGTTGGTGAAGGAAAAATTGAGTTTAATCAGTCTTTTAGGCTACCCGTGACTCTTCTGAGGGAAATGCCAATCAGAGGTAGGGATAGTGAGACATTCCAGAAGAACTGTTTAGAATTCCATTTGTATGAGCCTCGGAGGGATAAGAATATGTTGTTGGCAACTTCTGTTATAGACTTGGCAGAATATGGCGTTGTTAAAGAGACCTTAAGCTTAAGTGCGCCAATGAACAGCAAGAGGAGCTTTAAGAACACGTCTGAACCGGTCTTGTACATAAAAATCAATCCCGTTGAAAAGGGTTCCACGAGCTCTTCTTTAAGAGACAGCTTGAAAAAGGAAGCCTTGCTGGACAAAAATGGTCTTGAATCTGTCTCTGCCATGATGAATGAGGAATACACTAAGGAAGCTGGAAATGCCTCTTTCCAAGATGATGATATTTCCTCACACACTTCTCAGGCAGCTTCTTCTGCTTTCCAGTCTAATGGGGAATTACCACTTCAAAGTAAAGAG AATGGATTAAACAAACTGAAAGAGAGCAACAGAGTGGCTAGCATACAACATTCCTTGGCTTCAAAGGTGGGCTCTGTAAATTCACATATGATGTTGCGGAATGCATCACATGAAAACCTGGAGAGGAAATCATATTCAGCTACTTCTGTAGACTTGTTTTCTGATCTTGGCAGTGCAGAAAATCATCATGTGTCTATGGCAAGCTCTCCTAATTCTTCTCCAATATCAATCCTGGAAAATGGCATTGGCCATGGTCTtcattcatcttcatcatctttcACTTATGAGAACAAAGAGGACGAGAGTATTGCCATCCTGGAAAAGAACAATAATGGAGAATTTAGTCAGGAGCGTGATGCTCACCAGAGCTGTAATAACTCATCTTTTTATTCTCCAGTGGCAGTGCAGTCCTTACATGACAGTTCTGAGGTGGTTGAGGAGATGGCATCTGGAACAGGTTCCCCAGAGGATGCAACAGCTCCTGATCATATGAATAATGATTTCGTGGAGGATATAGATGAAATCAAACAACAAGATGGACATgagaaacaaaattttgaaatgagCAAGCATGCTTTGCAAGATACATCATTAAATATATCATCAGAAGAGGCTATCAGAAATCAAACTTCACTGGGAAATGATGCACTTCCTTTCACCAGTGAAAATATCCTTAAAACAGAGAGGTTAAAGCATGGGAAGTCTGTTCGGTCGCTATCAGATGTGGCCAGGAGCTGTGATGGTAATCAGCAAAGTGGAGGGAAGCACGTCAACAATTCTGGATACTTGCACAATGGTGCAGGAAGCCTCAGAAGCAATGACGTAAAAGATGCTAAGATTTATCCAAAGCTTACTGCCGTCTCCAATTTAGACAGCAATGTCCAGCATCTGGAGCATAAAATAAAGATGCTCGAGGGAGAGTTAAGAGAAGCTGCTGCGATTGAGGCCGCTCTTTACTCGGTGGTTGCCGAGCATGGAAGTTCAATGAGTAAGGTCCATGCTCCAGCACGACGCCTTTCTAGGCTGTATCTTCATGCTTGCAGGGAAAGCTCCCAATTAAGAAGAGCTAGTTCAGCTAGAAGTGCTGTTTCAGGGTTAGTTCTGGTTGCAAAAGCATGCGGAAATGACGTCCCCAG GTTGACTTTTTGGTTATCAAATTCTGTTGCCTTGAGAGCAATATTAAGCCGAGAAGTCAAGGATGCGGAGCTTCCATCTTCTGCTGGCTCACATGCAGCAAAGAATGGTCCTGGAGAGGGAAACAAAGCATCATCATCCCCTTTAAAATGGAAGAAGTCTTCTCCCAGTGTAAAGGATAGCTCAGGTTTTTTGTATGGAAGTGTTAGCAACTGGGAGGATCCACAGACATTTATGTCTGCATTGGAAAAAGTTGAAGCTTGGATCTTCTCCCGAGCTGTTGAGTCTATCTGGTGGCAG acccTGACTCCACACATGCATTCTGCTACCACAAAGTCATTTGATGAAGGTCTTGGTTATGGCTCAAGGAATATATGTGGAAGGACACCTGATTCATGTGATCAAGAACAGGAGAACTTCTCATTAGACCATTGGAAGAATGCTTTCAAGGACGCCAGTGAAAGACTTTGTCCTGTTCGAGCTGGAGGGCATGAGTGTGGCTGCTTGCCTGTGCTGGCTAGAATG GTAATGGAGCAGTGCATTGCGAGATTAGATGTGGCCATGTTCAATGCCATTCTTCGTGAATCTGCTGATGAGATACCAACTGATCCTGTGTCTGACCCCATAAGCAACTCCAAGGTTCTGCCTATTCAAGCTGGGAAAACAAGCTTTGGATCCGGTGCACAACTAAAAAATGCG GTTGGAACTTGGTCTAGATGGCTGACTGACCTTTTTGGTATGGATGATGAGGAATCACTTGACAATGAGCATGATGTTACTGAGAATGAAGAAGTGAGGCAAGATACATCCTTCAAGTCATTCCATCTCCTCAATGCACTAAGCGATCTCATGATGCTTCCTAAGGACATGCTCCTAAGCAGATCCGTCAGAAAAGAG GTTTGCCCAACATTTGGTACACCATTGATCAAGATGGTTCTTGACAACTTTGTCCCAGACGAATTTTGCCCAGACCCGATTCCAGATGATGTGTTTGAAGCTATAAACTCTGAG GAGACTTTGGAGGCTGAGGACTCTGTCACAAATTTCCCACTCAGTGCTGCAGCTCCAGTCTATTCATCACCTTCAGCTACTTCCATTTCTGTTCTTATTGGAGAGGAAGGAAGTCGGTGCAAACTGAGGAGAAGCGGGTCTTCGGTGGTTAGAAAATCATACACAAGTGACGATGAGCTTGATGAGCTGAATTCGCCATTGGAGTCACTCTTCATTAATGCCTCGGAGCCTTTACTTTTACCAGTAAAGCCAAAGAGAGAAGGAAATGCTATCCGATATGAACTCCTCCGGGACATATGGACCAGCAGCGAGTAA
- the LOC120011024 gene encoding uncharacterized protein LOC120011024 isoform X2 has translation MVLGLNVKNKKGSFVQVDYLIHIQEIKPWPPSQSLRSLRNVLIQWENGDRNTGSTNTVVPSLGSVVGEGKIEFNQSFRLPVTLLREMPIRGRDSETFQKNCLEFHLYEPRRDKNMLLATSVIDLAEYGVVKETLSLSAPMNSKRSFKNTSEPVLYIKINPVEKGSTSSSLRDSLKKEALLDKNGLESVSAMMNEEYTKEAGNASFQDDDISSHTSQAASSAFQSNGELPLQSKENGLNKLKESNRVASIQHSLASKVGSVNSHMMLRNASHENLERKSYSATSVDLFSDLGSAENHHVSMASSPNSSPISILENGIGHGLHSSSSSFTYENKEDESIAILEKNNNGEFSQERDAHQSCNNSSFYSPVAVQSLHDSSEVVEEMASGTGSPEDATAPDHMNNDFVEDIDEIKQQDGHEKQNFEMSKHALQDTSLNISSEEAIRNQTSLGNDALPFTSENILKTERLKHGKSVRSLSDVARSCDGNQQSGGKHVNNSGYLHNGAGSLRSNDVKDAKIYPKLTAVSNLDSNVQHLEHKIKMLEGELREAAAIEAALYSVVAEHGSSMSKVHAPARRLSRLYLHACRESSQLRRASSARSAVSGLVLVAKACGNDVPRLTFWLSNSVALRAILSREVKDAELPSSAGSHAAKNGPGEGNKASSSPLKWKKSSPSVKDSSGFLYGSVSNWEDPQTFMSALEKVEAWIFSRAVESIWWQTLTPHMHSATTKSFDEGLGYGSRNICGRTPDSCDQEQENFSLDHWKNAFKDASERLCPVRAGGHECGCLPVLARMVMEQCIARLDVAMFNAILRESADEIPTDPVSDPISNSKVLPIQAGKTSFGSGAQLKNAVGTWSRWLTDLFGMDDEESLDNEHDVTENEEVRQDTSFKSFHLLNALSDLMMLPKDMLLSRSVRKEVCPTFGTPLIKMVLDNFVPDEFCPDPIPDDVFEAINSETLEAEDSVTNFPLSAAAPVYSSPSATSISVLIGEEGSRCKLRRSGSSVVRKSYTSDDELDELNSPLESLFINASEPLLLPVKPKREGNAIRYELLRDIWTSSE, from the exons ATGGTTCTTGGTCTGAATGTGAAAAACAAGAAAGGTTCCTTTGTTCAGGTTGACTATCTTATCCACATTCAGGAGATAAAACCTTGGCCCCCATCACAATCCCTGAGATCGCTTCGCAATGTCCTCATTCAGTGGGAAAATGGTGACCGCAATACAGGGTCTACTAACACTGTTGTACCATCACTTGGGTCTGTTGTTGGTGAAGGAAAAATTGAGTTTAATCAGTCTTTTAGGCTACCCGTGACTCTTCTGAGGGAAATGCCAATCAGAGGTAGGGATAGTGAGACATTCCAGAAGAACTGTTTAGAATTCCATTTGTATGAGCCTCGGAGGGATAAGAATATGTTGTTGGCAACTTCTGTTATAGACTTGGCAGAATATGGCGTTGTTAAAGAGACCTTAAGCTTAAGTGCGCCAATGAACAGCAAGAGGAGCTTTAAGAACACGTCTGAACCGGTCTTGTACATAAAAATCAATCCCGTTGAAAAGGGTTCCACGAGCTCTTCTTTAAGAGACAGCTTGAAAAAGGAAGCCTTGCTGGACAAAAATGGTCTTGAATCTGTCTCTGCCATGATGAATGAGGAATACACTAAGGAAGCTGGAAATGCCTCTTTCCAAGATGATGATATTTCCTCACACACTTCTCAGGCAGCTTCTTCTGCTTTCCAGTCTAATGGGGAATTACCACTTCAAAGTAAAGAG AATGGATTAAACAAACTGAAAGAGAGCAACAGAGTGGCTAGCATACAACATTCCTTGGCTTCAAAGGTGGGCTCTGTAAATTCACATATGATGTTGCGGAATGCATCACATGAAAACCTGGAGAGGAAATCATATTCAGCTACTTCTGTAGACTTGTTTTCTGATCTTGGCAGTGCAGAAAATCATCATGTGTCTATGGCAAGCTCTCCTAATTCTTCTCCAATATCAATCCTGGAAAATGGCATTGGCCATGGTCTtcattcatcttcatcatctttcACTTATGAGAACAAAGAGGACGAGAGTATTGCCATCCTGGAAAAGAACAATAATGGAGAATTTAGTCAGGAGCGTGATGCTCACCAGAGCTGTAATAACTCATCTTTTTATTCTCCAGTGGCAGTGCAGTCCTTACATGACAGTTCTGAGGTGGTTGAGGAGATGGCATCTGGAACAGGTTCCCCAGAGGATGCAACAGCTCCTGATCATATGAATAATGATTTCGTGGAGGATATAGATGAAATCAAACAACAAGATGGACATgagaaacaaaattttgaaatgagCAAGCATGCTTTGCAAGATACATCATTAAATATATCATCAGAAGAGGCTATCAGAAATCAAACTTCACTGGGAAATGATGCACTTCCTTTCACCAGTGAAAATATCCTTAAAACAGAGAGGTTAAAGCATGGGAAGTCTGTTCGGTCGCTATCAGATGTGGCCAGGAGCTGTGATGGTAATCAGCAAAGTGGAGGGAAGCACGTCAACAATTCTGGATACTTGCACAATGGTGCAGGAAGCCTCAGAAGCAATGACGTAAAAGATGCTAAGATTTATCCAAAGCTTACTGCCGTCTCCAATTTAGACAGCAATGTCCAGCATCTGGAGCATAAAATAAAGATGCTCGAGGGAGAGTTAAGAGAAGCTGCTGCGATTGAGGCCGCTCTTTACTCGGTGGTTGCCGAGCATGGAAGTTCAATGAGTAAGGTCCATGCTCCAGCACGACGCCTTTCTAGGCTGTATCTTCATGCTTGCAGGGAAAGCTCCCAATTAAGAAGAGCTAGTTCAGCTAGAAGTGCTGTTTCAGGGTTAGTTCTGGTTGCAAAAGCATGCGGAAATGACGTCCCCAG GTTGACTTTTTGGTTATCAAATTCTGTTGCCTTGAGAGCAATATTAAGCCGAGAAGTCAAGGATGCGGAGCTTCCATCTTCTGCTGGCTCACATGCAGCAAAGAATGGTCCTGGAGAGGGAAACAAAGCATCATCATCCCCTTTAAAATGGAAGAAGTCTTCTCCCAGTGTAAAGGATAGCTCAGGTTTTTTGTATGGAAGTGTTAGCAACTGGGAGGATCCACAGACATTTATGTCTGCATTGGAAAAAGTTGAAGCTTGGATCTTCTCCCGAGCTGTTGAGTCTATCTGGTGGCAG acccTGACTCCACACATGCATTCTGCTACCACAAAGTCATTTGATGAAGGTCTTGGTTATGGCTCAAGGAATATATGTGGAAGGACACCTGATTCATGTGATCAAGAACAGGAGAACTTCTCATTAGACCATTGGAAGAATGCTTTCAAGGACGCCAGTGAAAGACTTTGTCCTGTTCGAGCTGGAGGGCATGAGTGTGGCTGCTTGCCTGTGCTGGCTAGAATG GTAATGGAGCAGTGCATTGCGAGATTAGATGTGGCCATGTTCAATGCCATTCTTCGTGAATCTGCTGATGAGATACCAACTGATCCTGTGTCTGACCCCATAAGCAACTCCAAGGTTCTGCCTATTCAAGCTGGGAAAACAAGCTTTGGATCCGGTGCACAACTAAAAAATGCG GTTGGAACTTGGTCTAGATGGCTGACTGACCTTTTTGGTATGGATGATGAGGAATCACTTGACAATGAGCATGATGTTACTGAGAATGAAGAAGTGAGGCAAGATACATCCTTCAAGTCATTCCATCTCCTCAATGCACTAAGCGATCTCATGATGCTTCCTAAGGACATGCTCCTAAGCAGATCCGTCAGAAAAGAG GTTTGCCCAACATTTGGTACACCATTGATCAAGATGGTTCTTGACAACTTTGTCCCAGACGAATTTTGCCCAGACCCGATTCCAGATGATGTGTTTGAAGCTATAAACTCTGAG ACTTTGGAGGCTGAGGACTCTGTCACAAATTTCCCACTCAGTGCTGCAGCTCCAGTCTATTCATCACCTTCAGCTACTTCCATTTCTGTTCTTATTGGAGAGGAAGGAAGTCGGTGCAAACTGAGGAGAAGCGGGTCTTCGGTGGTTAGAAAATCATACACAAGTGACGATGAGCTTGATGAGCTGAATTCGCCATTGGAGTCACTCTTCATTAATGCCTCGGAGCCTTTACTTTTACCAGTAAAGCCAAAGAGAGAAGGAAATGCTATCCGATATGAACTCCTCCGGGACATATGGACCAGCAGCGAGTAA